The Cloeon dipterum chromosome X, ieCloDipt1.1, whole genome shotgun sequence genome includes a window with the following:
- the Tfb1 gene encoding general transcription factor IIH subunit 1 isoform X1, protein MINRADFFVPLHHCLFRDITMTSSEDVLLQVSNVRYQKKTGTLYVMNERLAWMMDNRDTVSVSHRYADIKLQKISPEGKAKIQLQVVLHDNAASTFQFTNVGGQAEQIRERDSVKDLLMQLLPKFKRKVNKELEEKNKLLTDNPTLLQLYKDLVISKVITSEEFWSQHAPKYVKENVGNKQPIGVSGAFLADIKPQTDGCNGLKYKLTSDIIESIFKTYPAVRRKHMEYVPHKMSESEFWTKFFQSHYFHRDRIHSGNKDIFTECAKIDDQDMDKEIDSGIKDPLVDINSFGDTTFGEGFGVGSDTPANSHTGNIVHQNMIKRFNQHSFMVLKACQHSITENGTAENGQKDAHTSSTVAKHDGDDEDVTVTKKRRIQEKLTYDDLESSTSNVAACLNLSRVDRYLHGPIMDTNSSADVPAEKVSSSVMRELIRLMESPLGSSHQNPAALITPALAINAVGELSPGGSLMKGFQHEASASMTPADIETDLKTLYLSVCELLRHFWACFPPTTPQLEEKATTMHETLHRFHAAKLKPFEDRVIRECSPLSHNITSHLNQLLNSAYRKFAIWQQRKMQHFR, encoded by the exons AT GATAAACCGTGCAGACTTTTTCGTACCATTGCACCACTGTTTGTTTAGGGATATTACGATGACTTCGTCCGAGGATGTGTTGTTGCAAGTCTCAAATGTACGGTATCAAAAGAAAACCGGCACACTTTACGTAATGAACGAAAGACTGGCGTGGATGATGGACAATAGGGACACAGTGTCTGTGAGTCATCGTTACGCAGATATTAAAC TACAAAAAATCAGCCCGGaaggaaaagcaaaaattcagcTTCAAGTAGTTCTCCATGACAATGCAGCATCGACGTTTCAGTTTACGAATGTTGGTGGACAAGCTGAGCAAATTAGAGAACGAGACAGTGTCAAGGACCTTCTGATGCAACTCTTACccaaatttaagagaaaagtCAATAAGGAGCTGGAGGAGAAAAACAA GCTGCTAACAGACAACCCAACACTCCTCCAACTGTACAAGGATCTTGTGATTTCTAAAGTTATTACCTCAGAAGAATTTTGGTCACAGCATGCGCCAAAATACGTGAAGGAGAATGTGGGCAACAAACAGCCAATAGGCGTGTCTGGAGCTTTTTTG GCTGATATTAAGCCACAAACTGATGGATGCAATGGCCTTAAGTACAAACTAACTTCAGATATTATCGagtcaatcttcaaaacatacCCAGCAGTGAGAAGGAAGCACATGGAATACGTACCTCACAAGATGTCCGAATCCGAGTTCTGGACCAAATTTTTCCAGTCGCACTATTTTCACAGAGACCGGATCCACTCTGGcaataaagatatttttacagAATGTGCCAAAATTGATGACCAAG ACATGGACAAAGAAATTGACTCGGGCATCAAAGATCCTCTAGTTGATATCAACAGCTTTGGTGATACAACTTTTGGCGAGGGCTTTGGAGTGGGATCCGACACTCCTGCCAACTCGCACACAGGCAACATTGTCCATCAGAATATGATCAAAAG GTTCAACCAGCATTCCTTCATGGTGCTCAAAGCATGTCAGCATTCAATAACAGAAAATGGAACTGCTGAAAATGGCCAAAAAGATGCGCACACCTCAAGTACAGTGGCAAAACATGACGGTGATGATGAAGATGTGACAGTTACTAAAAAG AGACGCATCCAGGAGAAGTTGACTTATGATGATCTGGAAAGTTCTACCTCCAATGTAGCTGCTTGCCTAAATTTGTCTCGTGTGGATCGCTACTTGCATGGACCAATCATGGATACCAACTCAAGTGCCGATGTCCCTGCAGAAAAAGTTAGCTCATCCGTCATGCGGGAGCTTATACGATTGATGGAATCACCACTTGGATCTTCCCACCAAAACCCAGCGGCCTTAATCACTCCTGCTCTTGCGATCAACGCAGTCGGAGAACTCTCTCCAGGTGGTTCCTTGATGAAAGGCTTCCAACACGAAGCGTCGGCAAGCATGACTCCTGCGGACATTGAGACTGACCTCAAAACCCTGTATCTGTCTGTGTGTGAACTGCTGAGGCACTTTTGGGCGTGCTTCCCTCCAACAACCCCTCAATTAGAGGAAAAGGCGACCACCATGCATGAAACTCTGCACCGCTTCCATGCAGCCAAGCTCAAACCGTTCGAA gaTCGTGTCATTCGGGAGTGCAGTCCTCTAAGCCACAACATAACTAGTCACTTGAACCAATTACTCAACTCGGCATACAGAAAATTTGCCATATGGCAACAGCGCAAGATGCAGCACTTCAGATAG
- the Tfb1 gene encoding general transcription factor IIH subunit 1 isoform X2 has protein sequence MTSSEDVLLQVSNVRYQKKTGTLYVMNERLAWMMDNRDTVSVSHRYADIKLQKISPEGKAKIQLQVVLHDNAASTFQFTNVGGQAEQIRERDSVKDLLMQLLPKFKRKVNKELEEKNKLLTDNPTLLQLYKDLVISKVITSEEFWSQHAPKYVKENVGNKQPIGVSGAFLADIKPQTDGCNGLKYKLTSDIIESIFKTYPAVRRKHMEYVPHKMSESEFWTKFFQSHYFHRDRIHSGNKDIFTECAKIDDQDMDKEIDSGIKDPLVDINSFGDTTFGEGFGVGSDTPANSHTGNIVHQNMIKRFNQHSFMVLKACQHSITENGTAENGQKDAHTSSTVAKHDGDDEDVTVTKKRRIQEKLTYDDLESSTSNVAACLNLSRVDRYLHGPIMDTNSSADVPAEKVSSSVMRELIRLMESPLGSSHQNPAALITPALAINAVGELSPGGSLMKGFQHEASASMTPADIETDLKTLYLSVCELLRHFWACFPPTTPQLEEKATTMHETLHRFHAAKLKPFEDRVIRECSPLSHNITSHLNQLLNSAYRKFAIWQQRKMQHFR, from the exons ATGACTTCGTCCGAGGATGTGTTGTTGCAAGTCTCAAATGTACGGTATCAAAAGAAAACCGGCACACTTTACGTAATGAACGAAAGACTGGCGTGGATGATGGACAATAGGGACACAGTGTCTGTGAGTCATCGTTACGCAGATATTAAAC TACAAAAAATCAGCCCGGaaggaaaagcaaaaattcagcTTCAAGTAGTTCTCCATGACAATGCAGCATCGACGTTTCAGTTTACGAATGTTGGTGGACAAGCTGAGCAAATTAGAGAACGAGACAGTGTCAAGGACCTTCTGATGCAACTCTTACccaaatttaagagaaaagtCAATAAGGAGCTGGAGGAGAAAAACAA GCTGCTAACAGACAACCCAACACTCCTCCAACTGTACAAGGATCTTGTGATTTCTAAAGTTATTACCTCAGAAGAATTTTGGTCACAGCATGCGCCAAAATACGTGAAGGAGAATGTGGGCAACAAACAGCCAATAGGCGTGTCTGGAGCTTTTTTG GCTGATATTAAGCCACAAACTGATGGATGCAATGGCCTTAAGTACAAACTAACTTCAGATATTATCGagtcaatcttcaaaacatacCCAGCAGTGAGAAGGAAGCACATGGAATACGTACCTCACAAGATGTCCGAATCCGAGTTCTGGACCAAATTTTTCCAGTCGCACTATTTTCACAGAGACCGGATCCACTCTGGcaataaagatatttttacagAATGTGCCAAAATTGATGACCAAG ACATGGACAAAGAAATTGACTCGGGCATCAAAGATCCTCTAGTTGATATCAACAGCTTTGGTGATACAACTTTTGGCGAGGGCTTTGGAGTGGGATCCGACACTCCTGCCAACTCGCACACAGGCAACATTGTCCATCAGAATATGATCAAAAG GTTCAACCAGCATTCCTTCATGGTGCTCAAAGCATGTCAGCATTCAATAACAGAAAATGGAACTGCTGAAAATGGCCAAAAAGATGCGCACACCTCAAGTACAGTGGCAAAACATGACGGTGATGATGAAGATGTGACAGTTACTAAAAAG AGACGCATCCAGGAGAAGTTGACTTATGATGATCTGGAAAGTTCTACCTCCAATGTAGCTGCTTGCCTAAATTTGTCTCGTGTGGATCGCTACTTGCATGGACCAATCATGGATACCAACTCAAGTGCCGATGTCCCTGCAGAAAAAGTTAGCTCATCCGTCATGCGGGAGCTTATACGATTGATGGAATCACCACTTGGATCTTCCCACCAAAACCCAGCGGCCTTAATCACTCCTGCTCTTGCGATCAACGCAGTCGGAGAACTCTCTCCAGGTGGTTCCTTGATGAAAGGCTTCCAACACGAAGCGTCGGCAAGCATGACTCCTGCGGACATTGAGACTGACCTCAAAACCCTGTATCTGTCTGTGTGTGAACTGCTGAGGCACTTTTGGGCGTGCTTCCCTCCAACAACCCCTCAATTAGAGGAAAAGGCGACCACCATGCATGAAACTCTGCACCGCTTCCATGCAGCCAAGCTCAAACCGTTCGAA gaTCGTGTCATTCGGGAGTGCAGTCCTCTAAGCCACAACATAACTAGTCACTTGAACCAATTACTCAACTCGGCATACAGAAAATTTGCCATATGGCAACAGCGCAAGATGCAGCACTTCAGATAG
- the LOC135946588 gene encoding FAM172 family protein homolog CG10038 isoform X1: MGSCLSGNRDKRDTPKRNSAKREKSSQDLTRVVASSGSPVEQTSMDQTLPVDHCQPGNDGDAPNSNSASYCVLMTSNDQSDPTRPQVPCTDKSLPPVQNNGFRNQRFPGQAATDKKSNPNFAPAGQTQTPNSNEKSQSWISMKNIPEPEKFPSTLEEFGYKFNEDGALKKIIDKKTGKTGTENFEFNVSKDQRFNQNRYEALGKVVDEHVYKLMEEAGLKKFPVPFDAKESEPQTFVFATPDFLKTSADKNLLILIHGSGVVRAGQWARRLIINDCLDSGTQLPYIKKAMELGYNVLVLNTNDNKRETLIRGSKNPVEHALHVWDNYVAKPKSAKVAIVAHSFGGVCTSILAQERREEFAEKVFAVAFTDSVHDILRGEDFKHLRNVGRNWCASNVPLDEIIEGMSSSDMTTVSAGHTVHEWTSYAAFESVFKYIEEKRA, encoded by the exons ATGGGTTCCTGTTTGTCAGGCAATAGAGACAAAAGAGACACGCCAAAAAGGAATTCTGCTAAGCGAGAAAAATCTTCTCaagattt gaccAGAGTGGTTGCATCAAGTGGCTCGCCTGTTGAACAGACCAGCATGGATCAAACTCTTCCAGTGGATCATTGCCAGCCTGGTAATGATGGGGACGCTCCTAATTCGAACAGCGCATCATACTGTGTGCTCATGACATCAAATGACCAATCTGATCCAACAAGGCCGCAGGTCCCTTGCACTGACAAGTCTCTTCCTCCTGTTCAAAATAATGGATTTAGGAACCAACGTTTCCCTGGTCAAGCAG ccACTGATAAGAAGTCGAATCCCAATTTTGCCCCTGCTGGTCAAACTCAAACGCCAAACTCAAACGAAAAAAGCCAGTCATGGATTTCTATGAAAAATATACCAGAGCCTGAGAAGTTCCCATCTACATTGGAAGAATTTGGCTACAAGTTTAATGAAG ATGGAGCTTTGAAGAAAATCATCGATAAAAAAACTGGCAAAACTGGcacagaaaattttgagttcAATGTTTCAAAAGACCAACGCTTCAACCAAAATCGCTATGAAGCTCTTGGAAAG GTTGTTGATGAGCATGTCTACAAACTGATGGAAGAGGCAGGTCTAAAAAAGTTCCCTGTGCCTTTCGATGCTAAAGAGAGTGAGCCGCAAACGTTCGTGTTTGCCACGCCTGACTTTTTGAAGACTTCGGCCGATAAAAACTTGCTCATTCTCATCCACGGAAGTGGAGTTGTCAGAGCAGGTCAGTGGGCTAGAAG GCTCATCATCAACGATTGCCTAGATTCTGGAACCCAGTTGCCTTACATTAAGAAGGCGATGGAATTAGGCTATAATGTGCTTGTGCTGAACACAAACGACAACAAAAGAGAAACACTTATCCGA GGCAGTAAAAATCCAGTTGAACACGCACTTCACGTCTGGGACAATTATGTTGCTAAACCGAAATCAGCCAAGGTTGCCATTGTTGCTCACAGTTTCGGGGGAGTGTGCACTAGTATCTTG GCGCAGGAAAGACGAGAAGAATTTGCTGAAAAAGTATTTGCGGTTGCATTTACTGACTCGGTTCACGATATATTGCGCGGTGAAGATTTTAAGCATCTTCGAAAT GTTGGCAGAAACTGGTGTGCCTCAAATGTTCCTTTAGACGAAATCATTGAGGGCATGAGTAGCAGTGACATGACAACAGTGTCTGCAg GTCACACAGTGCACGAGTGGACCTCTTATGCGGCATTCGAGTCCGTTTTTAAGTACATTGAAGAGAAGAGAGCCTAG
- the LOC135946588 gene encoding FAM172 family protein homolog CG10038 isoform X2, which translates to MDQTLPVDHCQPGNDGDAPNSNSASYCVLMTSNDQSDPTRPQVPCTDKSLPPVQNNGFRNQRFPGQAATDKKSNPNFAPAGQTQTPNSNEKSQSWISMKNIPEPEKFPSTLEEFGYKFNEDGALKKIIDKKTGKTGTENFEFNVSKDQRFNQNRYEALGKVVDEHVYKLMEEAGLKKFPVPFDAKESEPQTFVFATPDFLKTSADKNLLILIHGSGVVRAGQWARRLIINDCLDSGTQLPYIKKAMELGYNVLVLNTNDNKRETLIRGSKNPVEHALHVWDNYVAKPKSAKVAIVAHSFGGVCTSILAQERREEFAEKVFAVAFTDSVHDILRGEDFKHLRNVGRNWCASNVPLDEIIEGMSSSDMTTVSAGHTVHEWTSYAAFESVFKYIEEKRA; encoded by the exons ATGGATCAAACTCTTCCAGTGGATCATTGCCAGCCTGGTAATGATGGGGACGCTCCTAATTCGAACAGCGCATCATACTGTGTGCTCATGACATCAAATGACCAATCTGATCCAACAAGGCCGCAGGTCCCTTGCACTGACAAGTCTCTTCCTCCTGTTCAAAATAATGGATTTAGGAACCAACGTTTCCCTGGTCAAGCAG ccACTGATAAGAAGTCGAATCCCAATTTTGCCCCTGCTGGTCAAACTCAAACGCCAAACTCAAACGAAAAAAGCCAGTCATGGATTTCTATGAAAAATATACCAGAGCCTGAGAAGTTCCCATCTACATTGGAAGAATTTGGCTACAAGTTTAATGAAG ATGGAGCTTTGAAGAAAATCATCGATAAAAAAACTGGCAAAACTGGcacagaaaattttgagttcAATGTTTCAAAAGACCAACGCTTCAACCAAAATCGCTATGAAGCTCTTGGAAAG GTTGTTGATGAGCATGTCTACAAACTGATGGAAGAGGCAGGTCTAAAAAAGTTCCCTGTGCCTTTCGATGCTAAAGAGAGTGAGCCGCAAACGTTCGTGTTTGCCACGCCTGACTTTTTGAAGACTTCGGCCGATAAAAACTTGCTCATTCTCATCCACGGAAGTGGAGTTGTCAGAGCAGGTCAGTGGGCTAGAAG GCTCATCATCAACGATTGCCTAGATTCTGGAACCCAGTTGCCTTACATTAAGAAGGCGATGGAATTAGGCTATAATGTGCTTGTGCTGAACACAAACGACAACAAAAGAGAAACACTTATCCGA GGCAGTAAAAATCCAGTTGAACACGCACTTCACGTCTGGGACAATTATGTTGCTAAACCGAAATCAGCCAAGGTTGCCATTGTTGCTCACAGTTTCGGGGGAGTGTGCACTAGTATCTTG GCGCAGGAAAGACGAGAAGAATTTGCTGAAAAAGTATTTGCGGTTGCATTTACTGACTCGGTTCACGATATATTGCGCGGTGAAGATTTTAAGCATCTTCGAAAT GTTGGCAGAAACTGGTGTGCCTCAAATGTTCCTTTAGACGAAATCATTGAGGGCATGAGTAGCAGTGACATGACAACAGTGTCTGCAg GTCACACAGTGCACGAGTGGACCTCTTATGCGGCATTCGAGTCCGTTTTTAAGTACATTGAAGAGAAGAGAGCCTAG